Proteins found in one Anopheles aquasalis chromosome 3, idAnoAquaMG_Q_19, whole genome shotgun sequence genomic segment:
- the LOC126574094 gene encoding serine protease SP24D-like: MRCKSSAIHHLGTSSSSSSSFKMIRGSVAVCLVFAVIIGPARSGPVSNRIVGGQLADDTQLPYQIALFYEGRFRCGGSIIGHRHVLTAAHCVVEENELLDAKLLTVHAGSASLKEGGHRYTVKRAIAHEGYVAVQHDIAVLEMKEAFQYDNYTQPIALAEQEVPIGSQVVISGYGRVGDGQPASDVLLYNTMFVVENEVCQEITEAYGRGLICLDKKGTHGACNGDSGGPAAYDGKLVGVANFILEHCGGDYPDGYAKVAYYIDWIRQFLP; the protein is encoded by the exons ATGCGATGTAAAAGCAGTGCCATACACCACCTCGGtacatcctcatcatcatcatcttcgttcAAGATGATTCgtggttcggttgcggtttgtCTGGTTTTTGCGGTGATAATCGGTCCGGCCAGGTCCGGTCCCGTTTCGAACCGCATCGTTGGTGGCCAGCTGGCGGATGACACTCAACTGCCGTACCAGATTGCCCTGTTCTACGAgggccggttccggtgtggtGGATCGATTATCGGGCACCGTCACGTCCTGACGGCGGCACACTGTGTGGTCGAGGAGAACGAATT ATTGGACGCTAAGTTGCTCACCGTTCATGCCGGTTCGGCGAGCCTGAAggaaggtggccaccggtacaCGGTGAAGCGTGCCATTGCCCATGAGGGGTATGTGGCCGTCCAGCACGACATCGCTGTGCTGGAGATGAAAGAAGCATTCCAGTATGATAACTACACGCAACCGATTGCGCTGGCCGAGCAGGAGGTTCCCATCGGGAGCCAGGTGGTGATCTCTGGCTATGGGCGGGTGGGCGATGGTCAACCAGCGTCCGATGTCCTGCTCTACAATACGATGTTCGTGGTGGAGAATGAGGTCTGCCAGGAGATTACCGAAGCTTATGGGCGGGGATTGATCTGCTTGGACAAGAAGGGCACCCACGGGGCGTGTAACGGAGACTCCGGGGGTCCTGCTGCGTACGATGGCAAGCTGGTCGGTGTGGCGAACTTTATCCTCGAGCACTGTGGCGGTGACTACCCGGATGGTTACGCAAAGGTTGCCTACTACATTGATTGGATTCGTCAGTTCCTGCCGTGA